A genomic stretch from Plasmodium brasilianum strain Bolivian I chromosome 9, whole genome shotgun sequence includes:
- a CDS encoding RIIa domain-containing protein: MRIHQTVTKSHSSRSRTFKDLNGRIRIYLLVDLPAYNLYHAFRGILRFLFSRYAYERMEKEENFKFKKDEKINLNSYVIPQHFEEVLSEFIAKLIQSHPDNACLFAINYFSEKLKECN, from the exons ATGAGAATTCATCAAACTGTTACAAAATCTCATAGTTCACGTAGTAGAACGTTTAAGGATCTCAACGGAAGAATCCGTATTTATTTGCTTGTAGATCTACCTGCCTACAATTTATACCAcgcgt TTCGTGGTATATTAAGATTTCTTTTCAGCAGATACGCATACGAAAG AatggaaaaagaagaaaattttaaatttaaaaaagatgaaaaaataaacctAAACTCGTATGTAATACCGCAACATTTCGAGGAAGTCCTATCTGAATTTATAGCGAAATTAATACAGAGTCATCCAGATAATGCTTGCCTTTTTGccattaattattttagtgAAAAATTGAAGGAATGTAATTGA
- a CDS encoding casein kinase II beta chain, whose translation MNSDPNKDVQDSKSDKCTSWVKWFNSKASSNFLVEVDNEYITDSFNLYGLKPEIPNFNHLLSIVAGNAPEEDDSKNPLAKDAVCLYSLIHARFITTPKGLSLMKDKYIKGDFGSCPRVSCSQHNVLPIGLFDQIKIAKVHIYCPLCQEIYKIHEEDKVYLDGSFFGTSFPHILLQTYPYYVTLKTPSYCTSKIFGFSVYHNFTRTEYKIVKGEFGRLSRENFLKKNPKYLKKLKKEELQIKDTEKS comes from the coding sequence atgaacagtGATCCAAACAAAGATGTGCAAGATTCTAAATCTGATAAATGCACATCATGGGTAAAATGGTTTAATAGTAAAGCATCGAGTAATTTTTTGGTTGAAGTggataatgaatatataacagattcatttaatttatatggtTTAAAACCAGAAATTCCAAATTTTAATCATTTATTATCAATTGTTGCAGGGAATGCACCTGAAGAAGATGATTCTAAAAATCCTCTAGCAAAAGATGCAGTTTGTTTATATTCCTTAATACATGCTAGATTTATTACAACACCAAAAGGTTTATCATTAATGaaggataaatatattaaaggtGATTTTGGAAGTTGCCCTAGAGTTAGTTGTTCACAACATAATGTGCTTCCAATTGGATTATTTGATCAAATTAAAATTGCAaaggtacatatatattgtcCATTATGTCaagaaatttataaaatacatgaaGAAGATAAAGTATATTTAGATGGTTCCTTTTTTGGAACGTCTTTCCCTCATATACTTTTACAAACTTATCCGTATTATGTTACACTAAAAACGCCCTCTTATTGCACATCCAAAATATTTGGATTTAGTgtttatcataattttacTAGAACTGAATACAAAATTGTTAAGGGAGAATTTGGAAGATTGTCTAGAGAAAATTTCCTTAAAAAGAAtccaaaatatttaaaaaaactgAAGAAGGAAGAACTGCAAATTAAAGATACCGAAAAATCTTAA
- a CDS encoding CCR4-NOT transcription complex subunit 1, producing MNSNFNINIQVDDSALNKYEAEVNGYFAKLYTGEITVNTMIDIMKSLSFSPKGSKNNDVYKSMLLILFNECKFFPKYPTEELDTTAQLFGQLIKHNLLISYGNALVIALKCILEALKKENDLKMFNFGITALEQFEDSLICYPSFLFSLISITNLRQYNPQFVIHCNYLLNTLPEHFRSLPYIDASTILKIRHLSEVGSNNNFLNTNTSQLSNDDIKKLSSLNVSSLKNISNFIANVCSNNSNNNINNNSNNNNINNNNTMVDNMNGNNNISRGSSFSSNNNNSNNNKSFTNVLSNLLNNNSSSNTNSNIDNNNPSSNISKDNMLLYVNDILPNCTSIGQPTPPNMNNIHSVSINDYAIKNKNMNDNLNSNINMNSSINMNSSINMNSSINMNNSNNMNNSNNMNNSNNMNNSNNMNNSNNMNNNVNMNNTTNMSNFSPMHDVNNKSHIMRLNNDKSNNFSGTMNQLYTNKSYRPLSEAYQTNRNINIVGNNFNLGKDIHPRDVSIVNDNMVETNITSAIDSSKNMCISENMKYSLNSRNDITNCSSNNNDNNNNNDNTLKGKEEQLYGIAETFYDQVQIKLPPNLNVSNICGFGLGQIECLMDNKDLTKNIITPSSLIIGEVFSIFNTLCLLNIDEKIRILKEVMQPEYYNWLAFYIVKSRASKEVNLHNVFLEFIDKLSYPMLIDTIINMTYDCILILFKHVNELKEVSAFRTVLKNLGSWLGFITLSRNRPLKSKILDLKLVLFEAYDKGCLVCILPMVCKIMESIKLSKIFKPPNPWTTTILCLLTEIHELPNVKTFIIFEVEVLFKNLSLEINEYQNKTVLLSNRDLPHNKKNDYLMSRNSNNYSSSPVSIDMKNIPIKDNLPVVNNNIRSRIEYSVNEDSKVEELENESKNVSLNNRINADKMMHYVTRNNNQQNLNSNSNLRNIVSQWNQNNTNKIDPLINDTVLVSSFSPPDLNLNSSHFSKKTPNNLTNKNSNMMNEQNVNNTNYNTNMNVPSIFNDSYPTNNRIHNSKFLHSLNNAVIISPSIALFQIQPSLKRVVPIAIDRAIREIISSILERSVAISCVTTREIICKDFCLEKDENIIRKASHIMIASLAGSLALATCKEPLRISLTQHLRQLLQPTSTKDCNDQVLIEQVVQILSADNLELGCSLIEQAVIEKAIKDINEALEPSFLARQVANENSVTINDSIYIVNTKKMQLEFCEILNLNAPITNTHLQIYKAFLNIAPLKKLHAAAKALSLIYRNGNETNEENQPQDAQANVPCFNENTQKNSEEKFDNLKNMNQLRFNEQQNNVAKNENIKLSKKMNADYNMNANMKIQQNVNNTKTNIDENNNHSNVSATIPLGVNTQLQKVLKKLELATSQLKEAIKDILLLPPILFNINKEKTYDNINKMSLHTLYSLSVDGNIFNLIKSIPEIAALTHHKNETIISYANKIFKFLLDITANSNYKTQANCRPNDPSGVYLEVFLCILEKLKKKCPSLKDHLSKFIMPYSDFSPNMDITESSSNPFLSSTYSSKEVKYGKDIDSVTNAELNYPSHANSSVNPDYVHSNNEIRAKDNNEEMCIHNTIVTAGLIRYNLVDIVKYKQYLENLLTNESHNVNNSVEFVLLLLKYILIDFKLFRYNDFENIITILNTIKEKKLLDNKAIYVNNWEPMNMDSAIDKLIEESKNIQEQKDAVIFSDLMKFCDENFKSDDNDDDEENEEDEIKEDIKLEREKNLDMRRYKEMINKKEKDDEEKRNEQGLQINTISQSEDNMILNKSLENLENFKREHNELSIDNSIDINQEQNYNKFINEVKNDHNFGLLHTEQNNAYMRENVQSKCKNEKIELLLDISTITNANTVHTNKRNLKKDNIQRDKKKNYKKYIKRLMDPKNITTLTQIIDFCLNTDWNILQTKKNYDNCFKDKGVGGIRAVPKPQKVSKQHEQIIFLVFFQWVKLSNIRNVDVAFQNYVKFFQNILNQGLVKIDNNIDNFFTVCIYKAVEGACNVLNPYEQGIHMENIPCELDEMNLSNNSNTKNSNKGNSSDIIDDDHNSLLIHKHNVLNGTTTNNNSPIMQMDDNSNRNKEINVDNEQNKHCTSTNLTFYSNITNYDQSFSEDEKDHNYSMNNYNNANQMKCRKNEMLEKLSSAINGAMRIDFPSDSEKVFSKSETHLETERNDNDSSEEQTVIGFKKHSEKQKVKEKKGGHPLKSKERIHSTDEEEEEDEEEKGREEIEDDMEDVMEYEEDEEEDEIDDEEHELEVDEEIEIEDEDEVEVEEEDEIEYEEEEGEYEEKDEIEDEEDKIMDDEDETEDAMEDEEDDAEEDDEEDEEEEDEEEEEEEEEDYDELEEEEVEEEEEEEEEEEEEEEEEVVGEEEEEEEEEEEEEVEEEEEKEEEEIVQIDEKSDDDDEIEDEEDERKGVQYTRGGREKKKNHTNLEKKSALIDTMDTSAVDALAKMITFMMKLVDAQQISPFILFQKVMNVFCRIVVHESRKNICNFNQRPYFRLFLSILVEINKNEKNFEQLYNKCILALGYYLCILNPLRVPVFVFAWLELISHKLFLPKILKTSKGWCIYNKILIYLLEFLFIFLKNAYITESIKILYKGTLRTLLLLLHDFPEFLCVYNFSFCNSIPLNCVQLRNLILSGFPRNQKLPHPFYPNLKVDLLPEMKVVPVILNNFTYILIDYKIKKDIDNYFITRNMKCLKRIHKKIIIKNRMKALYLKTKYNITLINALVLYIGMSLPSQILTIEKVVESHPSLEIILYLTYKLDMEGRYYLLSSIANHLRYPNAHTHYFSCLLLWIFSISKMEIVNEQITGILLERLIVHRPHPWGLLITFIELIKNPIFKFWQCSFVHVAPEIEDLFQSIAHSCLVNQTEHINAIGGTNNTSGNVFGGSANTVSGGNNNSISNNNSLRNNNSISNNNISSNNNISSNNNISSNNNISSNNNISSNNNISSNNNISSNNNGIGSINSANVVYGNVGFTNDINMEMFANNSVNNDKSSRNDLKNITNIKESQFNNYPNVNYNSYSNHVPNIYNRSSSYNYNNTNMNNIMHLKNYSSNVNDTNNNSTNSINANVLNSNTISSNVSYNDLIKKNTSSNINLNNYSQKSNTSTNTTYDPLNGQQNTANSYSSYNDNNISYINNYKTNNNNFFNNFIMPSSQAMHSNSNQNYQHFSMNNNHASDRINMAHATAENKFSDLKREFKNNNNYMTSDIGNSNIGNSIIGNNNNGNINIGHNKNMNIRMNTGINAVRNTSDQDINNLVNRTNYYDFKNNTNNSNIGGH from the exons ATGAATAGCAAttttaacataaatattcaaGTTGATGACTCAGCTCTCAACAAATATGAAGCTGAAGTAAATGGCTATTTCGCAAAACTGTACACAGGAGAAATTACAGTGAATACAATGATAGATATTATGAAAAGTTTATCATTCTCTCCTAAAGgatcaaaaaataatgatgtgTATAAATCGATGTTACTAATTTTATTCAATGAGTGtaaattttttccaaaatatcCGACAGAAGAATTAGATACAACAGCTCAGTTGTTTGGACAATTAATAAAGcacaatttattaatatcttaTGGCAATGCATTAGTCATTGCtctaaaatgtatattagaagcattaaaaaaagaaaatgatttGAAAATGTTTAACTTTGGAATAACCGCATTAGAACAGTTTGAAGATTCTTTAATATGTTACCCtagttttttgttttccttaATATCCATAACCAATTTAAGGCAGTATAATCCACAATTTGTGATTCACTGTAACTACTTGTTGAATACACTCCCAGAACACTTTAGAAGTTTACCGTATATAGATGCATCtacaatattaaaaattaggCATCTTTCCGAAGTTGGTTCAAACAATAATTTTCTGAACACAAACACATCACAGTTGTCTAACGATGATATCAAGAAATTGTCTTCACTTAATGTAAGTAGTTTAAAGAATATAAGCAATTTCATTGCAAACGTTTGCAGTAAcaacagtaacaataacattaacaataacagtaacaacaacaacataaataataataatacaatgGTTGATAATATGAATGGCAATAATAACATTAGTAGGGGAAGCAGCTTCAGCAGCAATAACaacaacagtaataataataaaagctTCACCAATGTGTTAAGTAACTTgcttaataataatagtagcagTAACACTAACAGTAACATTGACAATAACAATCCCAGTAGTAACATAAGTAAGGACAATATGTTACTATACGTAAACGATATATTACCAAATTGCACAAGTATTGGGCAACCTACGCCCCCCAATATGAACAACATACATTCCGTAAGTATAAATGACtatgcaataaaaaataaaaatatgaatgataatttaaatagCAATATAAACATGAACAGTAGTATTAACATGAACAGTAGTATTAACATGAACAGTAGTATTAACAtgaacaatagtaataacatgaacaatagtaataacatgaacaatagtaataacatgaacaatagtaataacatgaacaatagtaataacatgAACAACAATGTAAACATGAATAACACTACAAATATGAGCAACTTCTCACCAATGCATGATGTAAATAACAAATCCCATATTATGAGGTTAAATAATGACAAGTCAAATAATTTTAGTGGTACTATGAACCAGTTGTATACGAACAAATCTTACAGGCCTTTAAGTGAAGCTTATCAGACCaacagaaatataaatatagtagGAAACAATTTTAACCTTGGTAAGGATATACATCCTAGGGATGTTTCAATCGTAAATGATAACATGGTAGAAACAAATATTACCAGTGCAATAGACAGTTCGaaaaatatgtgtattaGTGAAAACATGAAATATTCACTTAATAGTCGAAATGACATCACGAAttgtagtagtaataataatgataataataataataatgataatactCTTAAGGGCAAAGAAGAACAGTTATATGGAATTGCGGAAACATTTTATGACCAAGTCCAAATAAAATTGCCACCTAATTTAAATGTAAGTAACATATGTGGTTTTGGATTAGGTCAAATAGAATGTCTTATGGATAACAAAGAtctaacaaaaaatattattacccCCTCATCATTAATAATAGGTGAAGTATTtagtatttttaatacattatgCCTATTGAATATTGATGAAAAGAtaagaattttaaaagaagttATGCAACCAGAATATTACAATTGGCTAGCTTTTTACATTGTAAAATCGAGAGCTTCAAAAGAAGTAAACCTacataatgtttttttagaATTCATTGACAAGTTAAGCTACCCAATGCTTATAGATACAATTATTAATATGACCTATGATTGCatactaatattatttaaacatGTAAATGAATTGAAAGAAGTAAGTGCTTTTAGAACCGTTTTGAAGAATTTAGGTTCCTGGTTAGGTTTTATAACATTAAGTAGAAATAGACCACTAAAGTCAAAAATATTAGATTTAAAATTAGTTTTATTTGAAGCATATGATAAAGGGTGTTTAGTTTGTATATTACCAATGGTGTGCAAAATTATGGAATctataaaattatcaaaaatttttaaaccTCCAAATCCGTGGACAACAACTATCTTATGTCTTTTAACAGAAATACATGAACTACCAAATGTTAAGACGTTCATAATATTTGAAGTAGAggttttatttaaaaatttatcattagaaataaatgaatatcaaaataaaactgTGTTACTAAGTAACAGAGATCTAcctcataataaaaaaaatgactaTCTTATGTCAAGAaacagtaataattataGCAGTTCACCAGTAAGTATAGACATGAAAAACATTCCTATAAAGGACAATTTACCagttgttaataataatattaggaGCAGAATAGAATATAGTGTGAATGAAGATTCCAAAGTAGAGGAGTTAGAAAATGAATCAAAAAATGTATCACtaaataatagaataaacGCAGATAAAATGATGCATTATGTGACaagaaataataatcaaCAGAATTTAAATTCAAATTCAAATTTGAGAAATATAGTATCTCAGTGGAACCAAAATAATACCAACAAAATCGACCCTCTAATAAATGACACAGTGTTGgtttcttccttttctccTCCTGATTTGAATTTAAATAGTTCgcatttttccaaaaaaacaCCAAATAATTTAACTAATAAAAACAGTAATATGATGAACGAGCAAAATGTTAATAACACTAATTATAACACTAACATGAACGTTCCAAGTATATTCAATGACAGCTACCCAACAAATAACAGAATTCATAATAGTAAATTCTTACATAGTTTAAATAATGCAGTAATTATATCTCCCTCGATAGCTTTATTTCAAATTCAACCAAGTCTTAAGAGAGTAGTTCCCATTGCTATTGATAGAGCAATTAGGGAAATAATTTCTTCTATATTGGAAAGATCAGTAGCAATATCTTGTGTTACAACAAGagaaattatatgtaaagaTTTCTGTTtagaaaaagatgaaaatattattcgtAAAGCATCTCATATTATGATTGCTTCTTTAGCTGGTTCATTAGCTTTAGCTACTTGCAAAGAACCGTTACGTATTTCATTAACTCAACATTTAAGACAATTACTACAACCAACAAGTACTAAAGATTGTAACGACCAAGTTCTAATTGAGCAAGTAGTTCAAATTTTAAGTGCAGATAATTTAGAATTAGGTTGCAGTTTAATTGAACAAGCAGTTATAGAGAAAGCGATAAAAGATATTAATGAAGCATTAGAACCATCATTTTTAGCTAGACAAGTAGCTAATGAAAATAGCGTAACAATTAATGATTCCATATATATCgttaacacaaaaaaaatgcagTTAGAATTTTgtgaaattttaaatttaaatgcaCCAATAACAAATACTCATTTACAGATATATAAAGCTTTTTTAAACATAGCACCactaaaaaaattgcatGCTGCTGCTAAAGCGTTATCTCTAATTTACAGAAATGGTAATGAAACAAACGAAGAGAACCAACCGCAGGATGCTCAAGCAAATGTACCATGTTTCAATGAAAATACCCAAAAAAACAGTGAAGAAAAATTcgacaatttaaaaaatatgaatcaGTTACGTTTTAATGAGCAGCAAAATAATGTagcaaaaaatgaaaatataaaattaagtaaaaaaatgaatgcaGATTATAATATGAATGCTAATATGAAAATACAGCAAAATgtgaataatacaaaaactaatatagatgaaaataataatcattCAAATGTATCAGCTACTATACCATTAGGAGTTAATACCCAATTACAGAAGGTTTTGAAAAAGTTAGAGCTGGCAACGAGTCAATTAAAAGAAGCTATTAAggatattcttttattaccgccaatattatttaatataaataaagaaaaaacatatgataatataaataaaatgagttTGCATACTTTATATAGTCTTTCTGTTGATGGAAATATATTCAACCTAATTAAATCTATACCAGAAATAGCTGCATTAACACATCACAAAAATGAAACTATTATTTCATatgcaaataaaatatttaaattccTTTTGGACATTACTGCAAAtagtaattataaaacaCAGGCTAACTGTAGACCTAATGATCCCTCAGGCGTTTATTTGGaagtatttttatgtatactagaaaagttaaaaaaaaaatgcccTTCATTAAAAGATCATTTGTCGAAATTTATAATGCCATATAGTGATTTTTCACCAAATATGGATATTACAGAAAGTAGTAGCAATCCCTTTTTGAGTTCGACATATTCTAGTAAAGAAGTCAAATATGGTAAAGATATCGATTCAGTAACAAATGCTGAATTAAATTATCCCTCACACGCGAACAGTAGTGTAAATCCTGATTATGTGCATAGTAACAATGAAATTAGAGCAAAAGATAATAATGAGGAAATGTGTATTCACAACACAATTGTTACAGCAGGCTTAATTAGATATAATTTAGTTgatattgtaaaatataaacaatatttaGAAAATCTACTAACCAACGAATCAcataatgttaataatagtgtagaatttgttttattactattaaaatatattttaattgatTTCAAGCTTTTTAGATATAACGATTTCGAAAATATAATTACCATTTTAAATACtattaaagagaaaaaattgcTCGATAACAAAgctatatatgtaaacaacTGGGAGCCTATGAATATGGATTCAGCTATTGACAAGTTAATTGAAGAATCGAAAAATATTCAGGAACAAAAAGACGCTGTAATCTTTTCCGATTTGATGAAATTTTgtgatgaaaattttaagagTGATGATAATGATGACGATGAGGAAAATGAAGAGGATGAAATTAAAGAAGACATAAAATTGGAGCGAGAAAAAAACTTGGATATGAGGAGATACaaagaaatgataaataaaaaagagaaagatgATGAAGAGAAAAGAAACGAACAAGGATTACAAATAAACACAATTTCACAAAGTGAAGATAACATGA tattaaataaaagcttggaaaatttggaaaattttaaaagagaaCATAATGAATTAAGTATTGATAACTCAATTGACATAAACCaagaacaaaattataataaatttattaacgAAGTTAAGAATGATCATAATTTTGGACTATTACATACAGAACAGAATAATGCATATATGAGAGAAAATGTTCAaagtaaatgtaaaaatgaaaaaatagaattacTGTTAGATATAAGTACAATTACGAATGCTAATACTGTACATACGAATAAAaggaatttaaaaaaagacaatATACAACGggacaaaaagaaaaattataaaaaatatattaaaaggtTAATGGAtcctaaaaatataactacaTTAACTCAGATAATtgatttttgtttaaatacAGATTGGAACATATTacaaacaaagaaaaattatgataactGTTTTAAAGACAAAGGAGTAGGAGGTATAAGGGCAGTACCAAAACCACAGAAGGTATCAAAACAACatgaacaaattatttttttagttttttttcaGTGGGTAAAATTAAGCAATATAAGAAATGTAGATGTAGCCTTTCAGAATTATGTAaagttttttcaaaatatattaaatcaaGGATTGGTCAAAATAGATAACAATATTGACAATTTTTTTAccgtatgtatttataaagcAGTAGAGGGAGCATGTAATGTTCTAAACCCATATGAGCAAGGGATTCACATGGAAAATATCCCCTGTGAATTAGACGAAATGAATTTATCAAATAACAGTAATACTAAAAATTCGAACAAAGGAAATAGTAGTGATATTATTGATGATGATCATAATTCcttattaatacataaacataatgTGCTCAATGGCACTACAACGAATAATAATTCTCCTATTATGCAAATGGATGATAATAGTAATCGTAATAAAGAGATTAATGTTgataatgaacaaaataaacattGCA CTTCCACAAACTTAACTTTTTATTCGAATATAACTAACTATGATCAATCATTTTCAGAAGACGAAAAAGATCATAACTACTCAATgaataattacaataatgCAAATCAAATGAAatgtagaaaaaatgaaatgttgGAAAAGTTATCCTCAGCTATAAATGGGGCAATGCGGATTGATTTTCCATCTGATTCAGAAAAAGTATTTTCAAAGAGTGAAACTCACTTAGAAACCGAAAGGAATGATAATGATAGTAGTGAGGAACAAACAGTTATAGGTTTTAAAAAGCATAGCGAAAAACAGAAAgtgaaagagaaaaaagggGGGCATCCTCTGAAGAGCAAAGAGCGGATACACTCAAcagatgaagaagaagaagaagatgaagaagaaaaagggaGAGAAGAAATTGAGGATGATATGGAAGATGTGATGGAATATGAAGAAGACGAAGAAGAGGACGAAATAGATGATGAAGAACATGAATTAGAAGTTGATGAAGAAATTGAAATAGAAGATGAGGATGAAGTTGAGGTTGAAGAAGAGGACGAAATAGAatatgaagaagaagaagggGAATATGAAGAGAAGGACGAAAtagaagatgaagaagataAAATAATGGACGATGAAGACGAAACGGAGGATGCAATGGAAGATGAGGAGGATGATGCTGAGGAAGACGATGAAGAGGATGAGGAAGAAGAGGACgaggaagaagaggaagaagaggaagaagattATGATGAGttagaagaggaagaagtagaagaggaagaagaagaagaggaagaggaagaagaagaagaagaagaagaagtagtaggagaggaagaagaagaggaagaggaagaagaagaagaagaagtagaagaggaagaagaaaaagaagaagaagaaatagTCCAAATTGATGAAAAAAGCGACGATGACGACGAAATAGAAGACGAAGAAGACGAAAGGAAAGGTGTACAATATACTAGGGGAGgcagagaaaaaaaaaaaaatcacacaaatttagaaaaaaaatccGCGTTAATCGACACCATGGACACATCAGCTGTTGACGCCCTAGCAAAAATGATTACATTTATGATGAAATTAGTAGATGCCCAACAAATATCACCATTTATATTGTTTCAAAAGGTAATGAACGTGTTTTGTAGAATTGTAGTACACGAATCAAGAAAGAACATATGTAACTTTAACCAAAGGCCGTATTTCCgattatttttatccatattagttgaaataaataaaaatgagaaaaactTTGAgcaattatataataaatgtatctTGGCATTAGgttattatttatgcattttgAACCCATTACGTGTACCTGTGTTTGTTTTTGCATGGTTGGAATTAATTAgtcataaattatttttaccaaaaatattgaaaacaTCAAAGGGGTGgtgtatatacaataaaatattaatatatttactggaatttttattcatatttttgaaaaatgcatatataacaGAATcgattaaaatattatataagggGACCTTAAGAacgctattattattgctgcATGATTTTCCGGAGTTTCtgtgtgtatataatttttctttttgtaattCAATACCTTTAAATTGTGTGCAATTAagaaatttaattttgtcTGGTTTTCCAAGAAATCAGAAATTACCTCATCCATTTTACCCTAACCTAAAAGTAGATTTATTGCCAGAAATGAAAGTAGTACCAgtcattttaaataattttacatatatcttaattgattataaaataaaaaaggacatagataattatttcataaccagaaatatgaaatgtttaaaaagaatacacaaaaaaattattattaaaaacagAATGAAagcattatatttaaaaaccAAATACAATATAACTTTAATAAATGCATTAGTATTATACATAGGAATGTCCTTACCATCTCAAATATTAACAATTGAAAAAGTGGTAGAATCTCATCCATCATTAGAAATAATACtctatttaacatataaattagaCATGGAAGGAAGATATTACCTCCTATCATCAATAGCTAACCATTTGAGATACCCTAATGCACATACACACTATTTTTCTTGTCTTCTTTTATGGATTTTCAGTATCTCAAAAATGGAAATTGTTAATGAGCAAATTACAGGAATATTATTAGAACGACTCATAGTTCATAGGCCTCACCCATGGGGGTtattaattacatttattgaacttataaaaaatcccatatttaaattttggCAATGCTCTTTTGTCCATGTTGCACCGGAGATAGAAGATCTCTTTCAATCAATAGCGCATTCATGCCTGGTTAATCAGACAGAGCACATCAATGCTATAGGAGGTACTAACAATACCAGTGGAAATGTATTCGGGGGAAGCGCTAACACAGTTAGTGGCGGTAACAATAACAGCAttagtaacaataacagcCTTAGGAACAATAACAGCAttagtaacaataacattagtagtaacaataacattagtagtaacaataacattagtagtaacaataacattagtagtaacaataacattagtagtaacaataacattagtagtaacaataacattagtagtaacaataacGGTATTGGTAGCATTAACAGTGCAAATGTCGTATATGGAAATGTAGGTTTTACAAATGACATAAACATGGAAATGTTTGCAAATAACTCTGTTAATAACGACAAGAGTAGTAggaatgatttaaaaaatataactaataTAAAAGAGTCACAGTTTAACAATTACCcaaatgtaaattataacAGTTATAGTAATCATGTCCCAAACATCTACAACAGAAGTAGTAGCTACAATTATAACAACACAAATATGAACAACATTATGCATTTAAAGAACTACAGTTCAAACGTCAATGACACAAACAACAATAGCACAAACAGTATCAATGCAAACGTGTTGAACTCAAATACTATAAGCTCAAATGTTAGTTATAATgacttaattaaaaaaaacacaagTAGCAATatcaatttaaataattattctcAAAAAAGCAACACATCAACCAACACAACATATGACCCATTAAATGGGCAACAGAATACTGCAAACAGTTATTCAAGTTATAATgacaataatatttcttatataaataattataaaacaaataacaataacttttttaataattttattatgccCTCCTCACAAGCAATGCACAGTAACAGTAATCAAAATTATCAACATTTTAGtatgaataataatcatGCGAGCGATAGAATAAATATGGCACATGCCACTGCAGAAAACAAATTTAGCGATCTAAAGagagaatttaaaaataacaacaacTATATGACGAGCGATATTGGAAATAGTAATATTGGCAACAGCATTATTggaaataacaataatggaAACATCAATATTGGtcacaataaaaatatgaatatacgtATGAACACAGGTATTAATGCTGTTAGAAACACCTCTGACCAGGATATTAACAATTTAGTCAATCGGACGAATTACtatgattttaaaaataataccaATAATTCTAACATTGGAGGACACTAA